From the genome of Desulfovibrio gilichinskyi, one region includes:
- a CDS encoding AsnC family transcriptional regulator — protein MDAVDKQILTIIQSGFPIASRPYAVVGEQIGITEDETLSRVTKLREDGVIRRIGANFGSRELGWKSTLCAAKVPEEKIDEFVAEVNKHKGVTHNYLRENEFNIWFTYIGTDLEDVENTLQSITDKTGIKVLNLPASFMFKIKVDFNMEDDKEED, from the coding sequence TCCAATCAGGATTCCCTATCGCCTCCCGCCCTTACGCGGTTGTGGGCGAACAGATAGGAATTACCGAAGACGAAACCTTAAGCCGTGTAACGAAGCTCAGAGAAGACGGAGTTATCCGCAGAATCGGTGCAAACTTCGGTTCCAGAGAGCTCGGCTGGAAATCTACTCTTTGCGCGGCAAAAGTTCCCGAAGAGAAGATCGATGAATTCGTTGCAGAAGTTAACAAACATAAAGGCGTGACTCATAACTATCTGCGCGAAAATGAATTCAACATATGGTTCACTTACATAGGTACAGACCTTGAAGACGTCGAAAATACCCTCCAGTCTATTACCGATAAAACAGGAATTAAAGTTCTGAACCTTCCGGCAAGTTTCATGTTTAAAATCAAAGTTGATTTTAATATGGAAGATGACAAGGAGGAGGACTAA